The DNA window GTaacaagaaattataaatttaacgtGTACTTTGTGTTAAAGGCCATGGTCGAGGCTCCACGTATAGTCGTATTATTTCAAATCTTTTAACGCTTGTCAAAGcatatatcaataaaacttGTCAAAACACCAGTGTCTTGAATTTGTCAgagaaatattatgtaaaatatttgctaccgaggagaaccgggaagaaactcagtagttactctttttcaacatttaaaaattataaagtcatgttagttaaatacaattatttaaattaatgtatcctgcttggaagtcaacaggtattaattccacgcttttttatcatctacaaaatcttgtatcgaataatatgcctttttttaccaatgtatgtattttttataaaagatttgaatttacgaaacggcaaagttaaaaatgtaataaaaaatggtaaatttatttgaattttatattatatcacaGTAAGTAGGAAGATGATTTCATATTGTAATAATCccaattatcatatttatagtcAATAGAGATCAACTTTATTTAACAAGATGGAGTCCAAATGTCAGTACAGCTATCCAGTATTTATAGACAAAATTGAAACTCATCGCTGACAAAGATTGTGACTTGTCAAGAAAAGATCTTGACCGTATGCCATTTAAATCAACCTACATAATTGTTCATAGTCTATTTTCATCATTTCAAGAATGATACGAAACgactttttttatgacatatgtAGGTTGCAAAAGAgaaggaggctcacctgatggaaagtgactactaccgcccatggacatctgcaacactagggggcttgcaggtgcgttgccggcctttaacaAAGGAGAGGAGGACTTTTCCAATATGTACAAAAGGTTACTTACCCgctttggtatttttttttaaagataaataaataaatgtgagatcatattattttaaataaacatcacatacattaccctgatcccaatgtaagtacctaaagcacttgtgttgtggaaaatcagaagtaacgacggtaccataaacaacCAGgccctaagacaacatagaaaaatcatgataatctacatcgactcggctgggaattgaactcggagtggcgtacccatgaaaaccggcgtacatcacttgaccacggaggtcgaaattaaaatcatattacaaATTGATTGATTTAAGAATCCCCGATACACTTCTTATATCCGATAAATTGCCTGAAAGCCGTCATATAATCCAGGGCTATCAGTAAATGGATGTCATTTAGTCACAAAGTACGGTGAACCAGACAAGTTAGATATGTAACAGCTGAACACAACGTCCAATATTCAGTGCTGTGTCGCTTGCTGTATCTCCAGGGGCTAATTTCGTCGCTCCAGCAATTAATTCACTAATTACCCAATCGAGTAGACGTTGATAAAAGCATTACAGAGCATATCACATTATCTACACTTAGTTAATTTTCTTCGTACAAGGTTCCATGTCTTTAAGTCAATTATTACGCTCTAAATTATCTCAAGTCTCCTAATTTACCTTAATAATGTTTTACGACACGGACTTTTAGATTCGATACATCTTCCTTACGAAAATTGATTCAAATTGGACACAGATCCTTAATAAGTCTTATGTACCTACTGCAAAATgaacgaatatatttttgactGGTCCCTGGGCGATAttcttcaagtttatttaaacaagattcaaaatcaaaaacatttcaatcaCTAgggtttaatttattagttttgcaatttgacatatataataattgctttgtatgtatatactggaaattttgattaattagtTGAGTTGAGCCAGTGATTCTTAAATTGTATCCGAAGGTTTCAGGTACTTGTCTTCATTGGCGATGATGGCAAACAGCGGAAGTTAACCTGCACCCAGCAGTTGGATATATACTATGTGCTTCTTTAGTACATACAaaagtgaatataaaaatatactaaatgaaAAATGACTTCCCTAATAAATCTGccatattaacataaataaataaataagaagcgAATGTTGAAACGAAAAAATGAATACGAAGGAATTAATTtggaatttgaattttatgaaCCATTTTATCCGCAGACGACTGCTGATCCAAAAGCTTCCGTCTCTAAATAATAAAGCCGGCTAACGATTGAAATATACGATTCCACGGCTAATACGAATATCTGGAATAATAataggaataataataaataggtaagaaattttattttaaatatttacaaataatagtaaatatttttatatattatgtatataaagataatatttaagcCATTATCTAGGTATGTATAAAAAACtacattcttaataaaaatttaaatcgagTGACTGCTTGACATATAATGTATAAGTAAACAGAATATCATTTTGCGCACTAAGTATACACTAAGAGTAAGAGTAACTAAGTAATAAGAAAGGTTTTTTTCTAATTCGGGTTCAAACGGAAGAAAATCTATATGAAAATGCACCATAAACCGTTGATACTTAAGAAATTTTGATGTTCtgtatattattcaatgaaTTTGTCTAATGCTTACAGAGTTAGCTTTCAGTGATATTGTAAGCATTTATTAAATTGcgcctaatttaaaaatatagcaatATTTGTCTGACAAttttttgcgtttttttttatagcaggCATGAAACTTTTTAGTTTAAACGATAAAATTGAACGTTTAAAGTACACAATGCTTTACGAAAATACCTCAACTAGATAACTGACAACTTCCGAGCACCGCACTAAGTGGGTGAACGGAATGCGGCGTCGCAAAAAGCACAAAAAGGCAGACATGGCAAACTGCATTTTTCGGTCTGCTACACTCGTATCACACTGCATGCGTTGTACTGCAGCTGCATCTCTTCCACAAACTAACCGAAATTTTGCCTTTACTACTTAATAGATCTGAAGATCAAATACAAAAATCATTCagactattcaataaaaaatataagagtaTTCAGTCGATTCTCTTGGATAAAACTTATATTCTGGATTAGTGATTGAAATTTAATCTTCTTGTAAAGTcataatttaagaataattcTTAAAGAGTCAATtcaaatgaagaaaaaaatacttcaaattcAAAGATTTAGGAAGAATAAACAAAAAGGGTTCAGTTGCTCATTTTAGATACCtggttgtttaaaataaatatatccagtATATACATAACACACGTACAGGATATTTAATACAGTAACTAACAAGAGGGATACCCATCATTCATTTTACATAATCATCACTGATAcacattgtatttattgttaatctATAATTGCAATGTAGAACAAATACAACTCATCGCATTAATTTATTGGATCGTTATAGTCGTACTCAGTGAACTATTGCTACGGCGGAAATGAAAGAAAATCTTAAGTTTACACATCGACTGAACCAATAACTTCTGCGATATGGCGTTACGTGATACGATCCTAGCGATTTCATTTTATAGAGAAATAATGAGGATTTCCTTGAAATACAtatcataaaagtaaagtaaagtaacagcctgtaactttcccacggctgggataaggcctcctcttccattaaggggaaggtttggaaaatattccaccacgctgttccaatgcggattggcggaatgcacatgtggcagaatttctatgaaattaggcacatgcaggtttcctcacgatgttttccttcgccaccgagcacaagatgaattattatcacaaattaagcacatatatatatattcaaaaacaaaacgCTTACTCCTATCGCTGGATCCTTCGTACTTTTCGATATTTTGTCTGAGGTTTATTGCGTTCGCTATTGTCTATAGACTCACTATTTAATGaaaacagtatttttatttattaagcgtGGCTGATCAAGGACTTACTGAAAAGCTCTTTAATTAAACTGAGAGTATATCAGGATCGTtcggtttaaaattaaatataaactgagTAAAATCAGGGTGTTGTAGAATAAGTATCTCTTATCTGAGGTAGAAGCTTCATAATAGGGCaagcatttaatttttcttgtgcatgtaatttatttcttgtagtGAAGGTACCAGTTTATACGAAAGCAATTGGAAGCTCTAAGCTTTTAAAACTGGAGAATGGatcctaaaaataaatatcataaatgtaaagTTACAGTCACGTTACATTGACACACTCACACTTCAAGTTAAGTGCTGTTGTTTGGAGGTTGAATACCcgaagagtgggtggtaccttttCACACGAAAGCGGTAGGATAATGTTTTTCATACAGGTATTTTATGGACCAGACAGGGAGCCTACATAACATAGGCTATATTTATGGAGACAAACGTTTAGTTCAAaactaatttgttataatattcacTGCCAttttcataaacaataaaatcataGCGAAATTGCTGTGTAAACTTTTGTAACTTTAATGGACAGTAAATTTGCAAAATATAAGTGTTCTAAATTGTCTCATGCCGTTAAAAATGGTACAGTTTTACAACATTTGGAATTATTCCAAAAAAGTTGCGGcaattataagtttattttggcAACTATagcgtttttgtttatttcatgtaggttacaaatttatttccaCAGCCCTCTCTAAGTTGGAAAAAAGAACCATAATAGTTCGTCAAAATTCATGTCTTTTTATTTGGGACGATATAATATCTATAGACAACAGAACAGAAACAGAAATTAAAACAGCAATAATTACAGCTTAAAcatttaatcattacataatataaaactaagtcaCTTACTGCTGTCCGTacgtatgtatgcttacatctttaaaattccGCAAcagcttttttaatagatagagtgattcgagaggaagctttttatatataacacattgacaatgtagtaaaggaacactgataatttaagaagttgctaatgtgatgtcttaaattaacaatttgtttAGTATATTCAggatcagtattgcactcgtgcgaagccggggcgggtcgctagtatttgtataaatgaaaaaagaaaaaaactaaaGTATTCAGATCAAACCATCAGTTTGTAGTGAATAGTTAATAAGCATGCTTATTGTCGAAACAATATGAAGTtgtgtttatttcaaaaatataaaatacaatagaaatacccttatttaagtaaaaatatgtaaaacaagcAGATGTCATTTAAACCGCAGCCCGTCTAGTTAACGGTTCGGAACCAACGAATGGTAAACAAAaggatttttaaaagttttatttttacgacAAACAGCGAGGAATACAATGGCTGCTTTTCACTGCGGGTCGTGAAACTGTCGCGTATAGCCTTAATTTAGTCTGGGTTCCAAGAGTACATACGTACTAAgcatttatatgaatttattcaAATGTTGATTTCTTTTCATCTTTTTATTTAAGcacttatgtaaataattggtgaatttattatcttttttgaatttggaactgcTTTACTTAAAAGGTCATCCATTCGCTTTCGTTGAGATTATTTATCTGGGATCGATGTTGTGTGTTTTATAACACTCTTTGTAAAACGATTTTGGTCAAGTTTTTTGGGCGGCTTTCCGCCTTACGTAAACCCTCTTAAGAAATGCTTATGATGTTGAGTTGTCAGCTCAGTATCCTattgtttagttatttttttctattatcttAAATAACTTACTCTGGAATGTTGTTACAATTTATGCccgatattatatattattaaaactgaaGAGTTTTAAGTCAATGAGATGAATCTGtatctgaaaatattttataagaaccaTAGGGATTATTATTGTGAATATTATTAGAAGCTAAATATCCATAAAGATTTTCGTACCTTCTTTGAAATCCATACTGTCTTGGCATATAATGTCCATAGTTAGAAAGAAAAACGGCCAGCAAAGGATCAATAGGGAGATGATTCGGGCTATTGTACTTAAACGGAATTTTTATAGGAACGTGCATATATACGAAGTCGTTGCTATCTAAATTTCGACTGTTTTGCCTTAAAGATAAGGCATAATTTGGCAATTTGTCATCGGTTCGAATGTTATAATTCGCAAGAATATTAAAAAGGCtagatgttaaattatttttctgtttcGTTACAAGCTTTGGTCTTTCGTATCTGTATCCGTTGCTAACGcttgatttgaaattattttcgtCCGTTATTAAATTATCTTGCTCTAAATTTTCATGTACGTCATATGTGCTGTTACGTAAAGACGAAATTTTCCTcttctttgttttgtttttttcgtCAGCATTTTGTTGGATCGGATTGCTTAGTACATTATCTGTTACTAAAATCACATCTGATTCTGCGATATTTTTAGCTTTTCGTACTAATTTAGATTCATCGTAATAAATCTTCTGTGTCGTGTTTTTCGTTGACGATTCAGttgaatctaaaaaaaaaatcatgtactattaaaaaaaattatgtacatttaaaaaattacattttttttctaaactatTTTTGCAaggtattttctttattaaaaatatataaaatacacaggTGGCAGAGttactatgaaattagacacatgcaggtttcctcactgtgctttccttcaccaccgatcatgagatgaataattataaacgcaaattaagcacatgaatatgagcttgaacccgtaatcatcggttaagatggacgcttTCTAACCACAGGACAATCTCGGCTCTTGCCTTATGCAACCCTTCGTATTCAAAGTACCTTCAAAAGCTCTCCCGTTcctttcaatttctttttgtaAAGAAATGGCTTCTTGCCCTTTGATTGATTCCTTATTCAGATGAACAACACttggttttactatttttatagcgTTCCTTTGAAATACATTATCCACCGAATTTCCTGCTGAATTTCGTACTTGTATCGgagttttaatgaaatttctttGTAATGCAAATACTTTTTCATTTGACATGGGTCTCCAGCCATTGTCCGAATAAATGTTTTCATCTGAATCAGCCCTTACAAAGAAACAGGTCAcctagaataatataaattaattattatataatgtgtttAATTGTGTGTGTCTTGGggataatttaatacattgtatttgtacttttgaatgaaaaaaaaaaaaaaatattataactggAACAATTATtctgagatttttttttgcaGTTTAGTATCTTACTGGATGGTCATTATAATATGTGTTCAAAGTATTGAAGAGAAACATCGAGGAGCATCTTACGTATATGGACCAACTACCAACCAcagagcagcgtggtagaataaatTCAAAGCCTAACAGTGAGACATTCACATCAGTGTTTGTTACAAATTTACACAAAACACATGATTTTCAAAAACTGATGAAGGTTATAAATTCTAAGACAGCCATAAACGCTGACTAAACAAAGCACATAACATGGAAACAGTAGCCACTCGTAAGGGCACAAATAACGAAAGACGACTTACAGTAAGTAAGATCAGAGCACTTGTGGGCATGTTGAAAGCACTTAGGTCTAGTGTCCACTGTGGAGTCGTACGATGAAATGAGGCGATGTAAGTGTCGCTATGGGTCACTGGACAGACCATTTAGTTGTAAGGCTTTGAATATATTGGACAAAATTCCTCCTTTTTGCTTACTCACTTTctactattactattttttttaatttcataagaaacaaacaataacatactTTTCAGAAaagtttttgaatattaataaaacaactttGTAGAGCATTATAACGTTTTTttacaaagttaaatataactcaaataatttttaaatgagaaaCGTGATATCTGCAacacagttttattatttttgacacttgttacaaaatattgtcATCGTGTCTCCTTCTGAGTTGAACTGTCAATcctatgtatttacataattttctcGTTTtctagaattatattatatgtaaataaaaatgcaaaacaaACTTATGCCTCCTAATAAGTCTTTTTAAAATTAGC is part of the Vanessa cardui chromosome 14, ilVanCard2.1, whole genome shotgun sequence genome and encodes:
- the LOC124535229 gene encoding uncharacterized protein LOC124535229 codes for the protein MPTSALILLTVTCFFVRADSDENIYSDNGWRPMSNEKVFALQRNFIKTPIQVRNSAGNSVDNVFQRNAIKIVKPSVVHLNKESIKGQEAISLQKEIERNGRAFEDSTESSTKNTTQKIYYDESKLVRKAKNIAESDVILVTDNVLSNPIQQNADEKNKTKKRKISSLRNSTYDVHENLEQDNLITDENNFKSSVSNGYRYERPKLVTKQKNNLTSSLFNILANYNIRTDDKLPNYALSLRQNSRNLDSNDFVYMHVPIKIPFKYNSPNHLPIDPLLAVFLSNYGHYMPRQYGFQRRYENLYGYLASNNIHNNNPYGSYKIFSDTDSSH